One genomic region from Pirellulales bacterium encodes:
- a CDS encoding Ig-like domain-containing protein, producing the protein MSWRNIKQLHSFFGTTRKSARGQRDKSSRGQQNQLRRSRLALCELLEPRIALCAEHAGNVELESLSVNGNVANSTIANYAPREIPNTWLKDATVEGSSTVISSCELTTCLAGPQNHAGHDHDEPPEGQSAGFGGFQWLGVPITYAVTAAGLPILNSFASAPADIYLDFDGDTGSATTAYDTDGNPATFSVNEQKEIAEAWRHISNYFAMFNVNVTTVYTAARPKAWHISGNNISGGYSYVNVFPNSEVESFNQSGDARTRQSGIAHEVGHNFGLSHQSTYDANAQKVAEYRGAQDDYHGAIMGVDYAGLVKKWWLGHPSGSPSTLQDDLAVIAADLDNYGGDGYRADDYGGTIATASALTSSGGYQIKSGIIERLADVDAFSFTSTGGNYTINVGMDYPSGLDAKLEIRNAANALLAIGNSPVFNNQTVTVTLPAGTYYAFVSSAGNYGDVGTYNIAVANALSTQSANWANQDIGGVGHAGYSHYNPTTSTFTVAGSGSDIWGTADEFQYAFQKLTGDGSIEARVTSLDPTNGWAKTGVMIRETTAANSRNVFMQLSSANGAQMSWRDTAGANSGSSATNGGAFTQRYVRLVRSGNTFTGFVKTNAADPWTLVSTHTTSMASTVLIGLATTAHEDRLTNHATFTDVAMTGNISDANTLPTLNALAAPTGLTVTGITSTSVSLSWTNGAGETGYTIERSTDGVSFVTAGTVAANTTTFTDTGRTSALMHFYRIRANENSTVSAPSAVVSATTRAGAVTNFTVSTWTTTSLILDWREVAGETGYRVERSTNGTTWSTIANLAAQIPSYTNTGLSGTLTYYYRIVTLDSLGDAATSTVVSTQTPLPAVATFTSSAKTTTSVTLNWSDLTGETGYRLERSTDGVNFTTIASPAANVLTYNDTGLNLFTKYVYRVRGMSGAILGSPKDLAVVTNGNSLPLPWTSTDIGTAPFPGQVHYLNGVYSDYIGSNDVWGTTDNFRFTRLTVSGDVSIIARVDNVENVAAWAKAGVMIRSTTGINSQYAFALISGDSGAAFQYRTTTGGNANGTTVAGITDPQWVRLTRVGNVFTAFYSPDGTTWTQMGTSQTIAMGTTVQVGLAHTSNNGSATNPGRADFSNVRIVNPNVPAGANPESFTINEDTSLLGNVLTNDIDVNGNTLTATLNAQPTKGDVTLNANGSFTYIPDANATGTDTFTYFAFDGTANSAPGVVTINITPINDAPQANNRTLTVAEDGEFNGILTGSDPDSIDLTYSVVGQGTKGFFTVVNPASGSFRYTPFANATGSDSFTFKITDDLNAVSNTATVSVTITPVNDPPVANNQSIAPTEDTVFNGMLTGSDIDSATLTYAVVDQGTLGTVVVVDPATGAFTYTPLPDAAGPDSFTFQITDDEGGLSTVATVTVNISPINDSPVANDGVLTTDYETPFNGALTGNDVDSSSLTYAIVAQGTKGTVNITDPATGAYTYTPLPGESGGDSFTFQITDSANATSNIATITVTINPNTTLAPNLDFDNGLITFTGRAGVANTLSLALINAGAEYQLTDNAQVIILTNAAMAAGWTGGGTNTVTGPAGTVASLTIATGDNPDTVTLGPLGHGLTVTGGGDAGDTLVFNGLLSVVGGNLQASGFDTISQNLGATLDVGPTGTINLSAASGIILRDNLTAAATTLNPGDGTSAVSIDGVVALAGPLTLAGSKNVLVNAEKTLTVAGLRANNLTLDPGTEATPTRLVVQPDGGATGLVVVAGVLTLGNNSTLDLNDNDLVLFYDPLGTNPLATITAAVDQFFAGGTGVPVIGSTTVQDSGGTRVLVPVDNAIANFGDIAAPFYDLILGDSGAGTGFNQIIVRFTYPGDMNLDGQVNGGDYVVIDANLGLATPGGVGGWILGDSDFDGMVTTSDYVAIDSNLNAGVGNPLSLGEILASLGDDVSDFNGELLLSDNSLATDQAAGLLWHTPQATNSRQRLSKSAREQFFASNMILE; encoded by the coding sequence ATGAGTTGGCGGAACATCAAGCAACTGCATTCATTTTTTGGCACTACACGAAAGTCTGCTCGCGGTCAACGGGACAAATCGTCCCGCGGTCAGCAGAATCAACTGCGGCGCTCCCGCTTGGCGTTGTGTGAGTTATTAGAACCGCGGATTGCCCTATGCGCGGAGCACGCGGGAAATGTCGAATTAGAGTCGCTCTCTGTCAACGGCAACGTTGCTAACTCTACCATCGCCAATTATGCCCCCCGCGAGATTCCCAACACCTGGTTAAAGGACGCCACGGTGGAAGGCTCTTCCACGGTAATTAGTTCATGTGAATTAACCACCTGTTTGGCCGGTCCTCAGAATCATGCCGGGCATGATCATGATGAACCCCCCGAAGGACAAAGCGCGGGCTTTGGCGGGTTTCAATGGCTGGGCGTTCCGATTACCTATGCCGTCACCGCGGCTGGCCTGCCCATTTTAAACAGCTTTGCCAGCGCCCCGGCGGATATTTATCTGGACTTTGACGGGGATACCGGCAGTGCCACGACCGCCTATGACACCGATGGCAACCCGGCGACCTTTAGCGTTAACGAACAAAAGGAAATTGCCGAGGCCTGGCGGCATATTTCCAACTATTTCGCCATGTTCAATGTGAACGTGACCACCGTCTATACCGCAGCGCGGCCCAAGGCTTGGCACATTTCGGGAAACAATATCAGCGGCGGCTATAGTTACGTCAATGTTTTTCCCAACAGTGAGGTCGAATCATTTAACCAAAGCGGCGACGCGCGAACGCGGCAATCGGGCATCGCTCATGAAGTGGGGCATAACTTTGGCTTGTCGCATCAATCCACTTATGACGCTAATGCCCAGAAAGTAGCCGAATATCGCGGCGCGCAGGACGATTATCACGGCGCGATCATGGGTGTGGATTACGCGGGATTGGTCAAGAAATGGTGGCTGGGACACCCGTCTGGCTCCCCCAGCACCCTGCAGGATGATTTGGCGGTGATCGCTGCTGATTTGGATAATTATGGCGGGGATGGTTATCGCGCGGATGATTATGGCGGGACGATTGCCACCGCCAGCGCGCTAACTAGCAGCGGCGGTTACCAGATCAAAAGCGGGATCATCGAGCGCCTGGCCGACGTGGATGCGTTTTCCTTTACCTCCACCGGCGGCAATTACACGATCAATGTGGGGATGGATTACCCCAGCGGCTTGGACGCCAAGCTGGAAATTCGCAATGCCGCCAACGCCTTATTGGCCATAGGCAACAGTCCTGTCTTTAATAACCAGACCGTCACGGTGACCCTGCCCGCGGGAACGTATTATGCGTTTGTCAGTAGCGCGGGAAACTACGGCGATGTCGGAACCTATAATATCGCGGTGGCAAACGCCCTCTCCACCCAATCGGCCAATTGGGCCAACCAGGATATCGGCGGCGTGGGGCACGCCGGATATTCCCATTACAATCCGACCACCAGCACCTTTACCGTGGCTGGTTCGGGGAGTGACATTTGGGGGACGGCGGATGAGTTTCAATATGCCTTTCAAAAATTGACCGGGGATGGATCCATCGAGGCCCGCGTCACCAGTCTCGATCCAACGAATGGCTGGGCCAAAACGGGGGTTATGATCCGCGAAACCACCGCGGCGAATTCCAGGAATGTTTTTATGCAGTTATCCTCGGCGAATGGCGCGCAAATGTCCTGGCGCGACACCGCGGGAGCAAACTCCGGCAGTTCCGCCACTAACGGCGGGGCCTTTACCCAGCGATATGTGCGCCTGGTGCGTTCGGGAAATACGTTTACCGGCTTTGTCAAAACCAACGCCGCCGATCCCTGGACGCTGGTCTCTACCCACACCACCAGCATGGCCTCGACGGTGCTGATCGGCCTGGCCACCACCGCGCATGAGGATCGCCTGACCAACCATGCGACCTTTACCGATGTGGCCATGACCGGCAACATTAGCGACGCCAACACGCTCCCCACGCTCAACGCCTTGGCCGCCCCCACGGGTTTGACCGTGACCGGCATCACCAGCACCAGCGTTAGCCTCAGCTGGACCAACGGCGCCGGCGAAACCGGCTACACCATCGAGCGTTCGACCGACGGCGTCAGCTTTGTCACGGCGGGGACGGTCGCGGCCAACACCACCACCTTTACCGATACCGGCCGCACCAGCGCGTTAATGCACTTTTATCGCATTCGCGCCAATGAAAACTCGACCGTTTCCGCCCCCAGTGCGGTCGTGAGCGCGACTACCCGCGCGGGGGCGGTGACCAATTTTACCGTTTCCACCTGGACCACAACCAGCCTGATCCTGGACTGGCGGGAAGTTGCGGGAGAGACCGGCTACCGCGTCGAACGCTCGACAAATGGGACCACCTGGAGCACCATCGCCAACCTAGCGGCCCAAATCCCCAGTTATACCAACACCGGGCTCTCGGGGACGCTAACCTACTATTACCGCATCGTCACTCTGGATTCCCTGGGGGATGCTGCCACTTCCACCGTGGTTAGCACCCAGACCCCGCTTCCCGCGGTGGCCACCTTTACCAGTTCCGCCAAGACCACAACCTCGGTCACGCTGAACTGGTCGGATTTGACGGGCGAGACCGGGTATCGACTGGAACGCTCGACCGATGGAGTCAACTTTACCACCATCGCTAGTCCGGCGGCCAATGTCTTGACCTACAACGATACGGGCTTAAACCTGTTTACGAAATATGTGTATCGCGTGCGCGGCATGAGCGGCGCGATTTTAGGTTCGCCAAAGGATCTGGCCGTGGTCACCAATGGCAATTCCCTGCCGCTTCCCTGGACCAGCACGGACATCGGGACCGCGCCTTTTCCCGGTCAGGTCCATTACCTGAACGGTGTTTATTCGGATTACATCGGCAGTAATGATGTCTGGGGCACCACCGACAACTTTCGCTTTACGCGATTGACGGTCAGCGGGGATGTCAGCATTATCGCCCGCGTGGACAACGTGGAAAATGTGGCCGCCTGGGCCAAGGCGGGCGTTATGATCCGCTCCACCACCGGCATCAACTCGCAGTACGCGTTTGCGCTGATCTCAGGCGATAGCGGCGCGGCCTTTCAGTATCGGACCACCACCGGCGGCAACGCCAATGGCACCACCGTCGCGGGCATCACCGATCCCCAGTGGGTGCGTCTCACGCGCGTGGGAAATGTGTTCACCGCCTTTTATTCCCCCGATGGCACAACCTGGACCCAAATGGGGACCTCCCAAACCATCGCCATGGGGACCACCGTGCAAGTCGGCCTGGCCCACACGTCGAATAACGGTTCCGCGACCAATCCCGGGCGGGCGGACTTTTCCAATGTGCGAATCGTTAATCCGAACGTGCCCGCCGGGGCAAATCCCGAAAGCTTTACCATTAACGAGGACACCAGTTTACTTGGGAATGTGCTAACCAATGACATCGATGTCAACGGCAACACCCTGACCGCCACGCTGAACGCCCAGCCCACCAAAGGGGACGTCACGCTAAACGCAAACGGCAGCTTTACCTACATTCCCGACGCCAATGCCACCGGGACCGATACGTTTACATATTTCGCCTTTGATGGAACGGCCAATAGCGCGCCTGGCGTCGTTACCATTAACATTACCCCCATTAACGACGCGCCGCAGGCTAATAATCGGACCCTTACCGTCGCGGAGGATGGCGAATTTAATGGCATTCTCACCGGCAGCGATCCCGATAGCATCGATTTGACGTATTCGGTGGTGGGGCAGGGGACCAAGGGATTCTTTACGGTGGTAAATCCCGCAAGCGGCAGTTTTCGTTATACGCCCTTTGCCAACGCCACCGGCAGCGATAGTTTTACTTTTAAGATCACGGACGACCTAAACGCCGTCTCCAACACCGCCACGGTCAGCGTGACCATTACCCCGGTCAACGATCCCCCCGTGGCCAATAATCAAAGCATCGCGCCGACAGAGGACACCGTCTTTAACGGCATGCTCACTGGTAGCGATATCGATAGCGCGACCTTGACTTATGCCGTGGTGGACCAGGGGACCCTGGGAACGGTGGTTGTGGTGGATCCCGCCACCGGCGCGTTTACTTATACTCCCCTGCCTGACGCCGCCGGGCCCGACAGCTTTACCTTTCAAATCACCGATGACGAGGGGGGACTTTCCACGGTGGCCACCGTCACGGTCAATATCTCCCCCATCAACGACTCTCCCGTCGCCAATGACGGCGTGCTCACCACCGACTATGAGACGCCATTTAACGGCGCGCTGACCGGTAATGATGTCGATAGTTCTAGCCTGACGTACGCCATCGTCGCGCAGGGGACCAAAGGGACCGTGAACATCACCGATCCCGCCACCGGGGCATACACGTACACCCCGCTTCCCGGCGAATCCGGCGGCGACAGCTTTACCTTTCAGATCACGGACTCGGCCAACGCCACGTCAAACATCGCCACGATCACCGTCACGATTAACCCCAATACCACCCTCGCTCCTAATCTGGATTTTGACAACGGCCTCATCACCTTTACCGGTCGTGCGGGAGTGGCCAACACCCTGTCCCTAGCCCTAATAAACGCTGGCGCCGAATACCAGCTTACGGACAATGCCCAGGTGATTATCCTGACCAACGCCGCGATGGCGGCGGGTTGGACCGGCGGCGGGACCAACACCGTGACCGGCCCCGCCGGCACGGTCGCCTCGCTAACGATCGCCACGGGCGATAACCCCGATACGGTCACACTGGGCCCGTTAGGCCACGGCCTCACGGTGACGGGGGGCGGGGACGCGGGGGATACGCTGGTTTTTAATGGTTTGCTTTCGGTCGTGGGGGGCAACTTGCAGGCCAGTGGCTTTGACACCATCAGTCAAAACCTGGGGGCCACGCTGGATGTTGGCCCGACCGGCACGATCAATCTGTCCGCCGCCAGCGGGATCATCCTACGGGACAACCTGACCGCCGCGGCGACCACCCTCAATCCGGGGGATGGGACCAGCGCCGTCAGTATTGATGGCGTGGTCGCGCTTGCCGGGCCGCTTACGTTGGCCGGGTCAAAAAATGTTCTGGTCAATGCCGAAAAAACCCTTACCGTGGCCGGACTCCGTGCCAACAACTTAACTTTGGACCCGGGAACCGAAGCCACGCCCACCCGTTTGGTTGTCCAACCTGACGGCGGAGCCACGGGACTGGTCGTGGTTGCGGGGGTCTTGACGTTGGGAAACAACAGCACGCTGGATCTCAACGATAATGATTTGGTGTTGTTTTATGATCCCCTGGGGACAAATCCCCTGGCGACGATCACCGCGGCGGTGGATCAGTTTTTTGCCGGGGGAACCGGAGTGCCGGTCATCGGCAGCACCACCGTCCAGGATAGCGGCGGCACCCGGGTGCTGGTCCCCGTGGACAACGCCATTGCCAATTTTGGCGACATCGCCGCGCCCTTTTATGACTTAATCTTGGGTGACAGCGGCGCGGGGACGGGCTTTAACCAGATTATTGTTCGGTTTACGTATCCCGGCGATATGAACCTGGATGGCCAGGTCAACGGCGGCGACTATGTGGTGATTGACGCAAACTTAGGCTTAGCCACTCCCGGTGGTGTCGGCGGCTGGATCCTGGGGGATAGCGACTTTGACGGCATGGTCACTACCAGCGATTACGTGGCGATCGACAGCAATCTTAACGCGGGAGTGGGTAATCCGCTTTCCCTGGGTGAGATCTTGGCCAGCCTGGGAGACGACGTTTCGGATTTCAACGGCGAACTCTTATTGTCGGATAATAGTCTTGCCACGGATCAAGCCGCCGGTCTGTTATGGCATACACCACAAGCGACAAATTCCCGCCAACGCTTATCCAAAAGCGCCCGCGAACAGTTCTTTGCGTCCAATATGATTCTGGAATAA
- a CDS encoding Ldh family oxidoreductase — protein sequence MPQISSAQLTHFAQNLLQAGGLSAAEASLVAHSLVQANLRGHDSHGVMRIPYYLEALNKREVVAGADFTIIRQQPAIIQADGHWGFGQTQMRRLLDLLLDMVKTTGVAVGTLIRSSHIGRLGEYCELAAEAGMVSMLMVNTHGHARRVAPPGGIAPRLGTNPLAFGVPAENGPLILDFGTSATAEGKVRLRKIAGQQVPTGWLLDNQGQPTTDPNTLYGSPPGTILPLGGEQGFKGFALGMMVEIFAGALSGGVCIREQPLNQNGNCVFMQVFDPAALGGAEHFRDEVAQLLNFIRNTPLASGVEKIQLAGDPERQCLGERTARGIPIDQANWNQLLTLASNLGVEFSQ from the coding sequence ATGCCTCAAATTAGTTCCGCTCAATTAACCCATTTTGCCCAGAACCTCTTGCAAGCCGGGGGCTTATCCGCCGCCGAAGCCTCCCTGGTGGCGCATAGTTTGGTTCAGGCCAACCTGCGGGGTCATGATTCTCATGGAGTCATGCGTATTCCCTACTATCTAGAAGCCCTAAACAAGCGGGAAGTCGTTGCCGGGGCAGACTTTACAATCATCCGCCAACAGCCGGCAATCATTCAGGCGGATGGTCATTGGGGCTTCGGCCAAACTCAAATGAGAAGATTGTTAGATTTGCTTTTGGATATGGTTAAAACCACAGGGGTGGCTGTGGGAACACTGATCCGCAGCAGCCATATTGGCAGGTTAGGGGAATATTGCGAATTAGCGGCGGAAGCGGGGATGGTGAGCATGCTAATGGTCAATACACATGGCCATGCCCGGCGAGTGGCGCCTCCGGGAGGCATCGCCCCGCGACTGGGGACAAACCCGCTAGCTTTTGGCGTGCCAGCCGAGAATGGGCCGCTTATCCTGGATTTTGGCACCAGTGCCACCGCCGAGGGAAAGGTCCGCCTGCGCAAAATTGCCGGTCAACAGGTACCTACGGGGTGGCTTTTAGACAATCAAGGGCAACCCACGACCGACCCCAACACGCTTTATGGTAGTCCTCCGGGAACAATTTTGCCCTTGGGGGGCGAACAGGGGTTTAAGGGTTTTGCCCTGGGGATGATGGTGGAGATCTTTGCCGGAGCGTTGAGTGGCGGGGTTTGCATTCGTGAACAACCGCTCAATCAGAATGGAAATTGCGTCTTTATGCAGGTTTTTGATCCGGCGGCATTAGGCGGCGCGGAGCATTTTCGTGACGAAGTGGCGCAACTGCTCAATTTCATACGAAATACCCCGCTAGCCTCCGGAGTGGAAAAGATCCAATTGGCGGGCGATCCAGAACGTCAGTGCCTGGGGGAACGAACAGCGCGGGGAATTCCTATAGACCAGGCAAATTGGAACCAACTCCTAACATTAGCGAGCAATCTAGGCGTAGAATTTTCACAATAA
- a CDS encoding secretin N-terminal domain-containing protein: protein MAQDVVLTEGATADGKVMITPGSDVPIAVTAEATKAPENPGESKPEEDKEKGKEGEKPKPGDKSAADQVEFKILTRGDVKPREKPDAKEFDVRPDAAGMVQFNFRSQPWPEVLDWLATISNMSLDWQELPGDYLNLSMTRPHSVETTRDLINRHLLARGFTLLENDGVLSVVNLKKLNPAFVPRVEPADIHKYQPHSFIKVSFPLSSMVADDTVAELKPLLSPHGVLTALKNTNRVEIIDTALNIQQLSQLLKQEQTPAVQERQVREFTIRHVRAAELREQVMSLLGIEEKKKKGGAMTPEEMAMQQQEMQMQMQMQQQQQQSGGAPPKDNKPQVNLVANIRTNSLLAHAPPDKMAIIEQAVKLLDVPNQTSQEILANANRVQVYRLATLDPDVVVKSLNDLGVLEPATKLQIDQKNKSIVAYASIVDHLTIKALITRLDGSGRKFEVITLRRLPADYVAGTIDFMMAGNKGDEQQPRRRSYFFDYYGDNQKENDQDKDKFRVDADIEHNRLLIWANPLELAEVENLLVKLGEISDRNQINSSMRVINIPAGLDRDQFLRQLQKTWPTVSPNPLQLPQNEPTIIPREVAPPPAPAPKNDQPFNGNPALEPLPTTSTGNPPKPASSTPSSVPAPEVNKTALAIPLKVSPSFTLVGNDRPAVAAESSTSEASAQSDGSLSPHASEAAVSVANRADASSLPQIATPPVKLIWGYDNQLLISSTDPAALDLLEDLMLDLAPPRPDYKIFQLRYASSFWVAKNLQDYFSEKEDDKNNNVRRVYFYDSEENKKTEAQRRLSKRRPLKFIDDLDTNTILVSGADPGQLRIIEELIKAYDKPDPVNSQSARVTTTIRLQYAKAQIVGDAVKDVYRDLLSSNDKALQNGGGQQETKRPPGDTYIFNEGGEGSGEEKRTQVSFKGKLSIGIDEYSNTLLISTEGENLMNAVLKLINSLDEAAKPMQTSMRVVQLGKGMDTDAARLALMRAIQGNNPRRNFGDNEENGSNPGDNQNRGRNGRPDQNQNQQNQGNWGNGEDR, encoded by the coding sequence GTGGCCCAAGACGTGGTGCTTACCGAAGGAGCCACTGCTGATGGCAAGGTGATGATAACGCCTGGCAGCGATGTACCCATAGCGGTTACCGCCGAAGCAACCAAAGCCCCCGAAAACCCTGGCGAGTCAAAACCAGAAGAGGACAAAGAAAAGGGTAAAGAAGGGGAGAAACCAAAACCAGGAGACAAAAGCGCCGCCGACCAGGTGGAATTTAAAATACTGACCCGGGGAGATGTCAAACCACGGGAAAAGCCGGATGCCAAGGAGTTTGATGTCCGTCCCGATGCCGCGGGGATGGTGCAGTTCAACTTTCGCAGCCAGCCCTGGCCCGAAGTGTTGGATTGGTTGGCGACAATATCCAACATGAGTTTGGATTGGCAGGAACTGCCTGGGGATTATTTAAATCTGAGCATGACGCGTCCCCACAGCGTGGAAACCACGCGCGATTTAATCAACCGGCATCTGTTGGCCCGCGGTTTTACCCTGTTGGAAAATGACGGCGTGTTAAGTGTGGTCAACCTCAAAAAGCTTAATCCCGCCTTTGTCCCACGGGTGGAACCTGCCGATATCCACAAGTATCAACCCCATAGCTTTATCAAAGTTTCGTTTCCATTATCCAGTATGGTTGCGGATGACACCGTGGCCGAGCTAAAACCGCTCCTTAGCCCGCATGGCGTGCTCACCGCGCTAAAAAACACTAATCGCGTCGAAATTATTGATACCGCGCTCAACATCCAGCAATTAAGCCAACTCCTCAAGCAAGAACAAACCCCCGCCGTTCAAGAACGCCAAGTTCGCGAGTTTACCATCCGCCATGTCCGCGCGGCCGAACTGCGCGAGCAGGTTATGTCGCTGTTGGGCATCGAGGAAAAGAAGAAAAAAGGGGGCGCTATGACCCCGGAAGAGATGGCGATGCAGCAACAAGAAATGCAGATGCAAATGCAGATGCAACAGCAACAGCAGCAATCCGGCGGGGCACCGCCCAAAGACAATAAACCCCAGGTGAACTTGGTGGCAAATATTCGGACCAACAGCCTGTTGGCCCACGCGCCGCCGGACAAAATGGCCATTATTGAACAAGCGGTCAAGCTGCTGGATGTGCCCAATCAAACCAGTCAAGAGATCTTGGCAAATGCGAACCGCGTCCAGGTCTATCGGCTGGCGACGCTCGATCCCGATGTGGTGGTCAAATCGCTTAACGACCTGGGGGTTTTAGAGCCGGCCACCAAGCTGCAAATCGACCAGAAAAACAAATCAATCGTGGCCTACGCCTCTATTGTCGATCATTTGACCATTAAAGCGCTCATCACCCGGTTGGATGGGAGCGGACGTAAGTTTGAGGTGATCACCCTGCGCCGCTTGCCCGCTGATTATGTGGCGGGGACGATCGACTTTATGATGGCGGGCAATAAAGGGGACGAACAACAACCTCGCCGCCGCAGCTACTTTTTTGACTACTACGGCGATAACCAAAAGGAAAACGACCAGGACAAGGACAAATTTCGCGTCGATGCCGATATCGAGCATAATCGCCTGCTGATCTGGGCGAATCCCCTGGAACTGGCGGAAGTGGAAAATCTGCTGGTTAAATTAGGCGAAATCTCCGACCGGAATCAAATAAATTCCTCGATGCGGGTGATCAATATCCCCGCGGGTTTGGATCGTGATCAATTTTTACGTCAATTACAAAAGACCTGGCCGACGGTTTCGCCCAACCCGTTGCAATTGCCTCAAAATGAGCCAACGATTATTCCGCGGGAGGTGGCGCCACCCCCAGCTCCCGCCCCCAAAAATGATCAGCCCTTTAATGGCAACCCCGCATTAGAACCACTACCCACGACCTCCACGGGCAACCCCCCCAAGCCCGCCAGTTCCACTCCGTCGTCCGTTCCGGCACCGGAAGTAAACAAGACCGCCCTGGCCATCCCGTTAAAGGTGTCACCCAGCTTTACGCTCGTGGGAAATGACCGCCCCGCCGTTGCGGCTGAATCCAGCACTTCAGAAGCTTCTGCCCAGAGCGATGGATCGTTGTCGCCACATGCCAGTGAGGCGGCGGTATCGGTCGCCAACCGCGCGGATGCGTCTTCTTTGCCGCAGATCGCCACGCCACCGGTCAAGCTTATCTGGGGTTACGATAATCAACTGCTGATTAGCTCCACCGATCCCGCAGCCTTGGATTTGCTCGAAGATTTGATGCTGGACTTGGCTCCTCCCCGCCCCGACTACAAAATTTTTCAATTGCGGTATGCCAGCTCGTTCTGGGTGGCAAAAAATTTGCAGGATTACTTTAGTGAAAAAGAAGACGACAAGAATAATAACGTCCGGCGGGTCTATTTTTATGACAGCGAGGAAAACAAAAAAACCGAGGCCCAGCGCCGCCTGTCCAAACGCCGTCCACTTAAATTTATTGATGACCTGGATACCAACACCATTTTGGTCAGCGGCGCCGACCCTGGACAACTGCGGATTATTGAGGAGCTAATCAAAGCCTATGACAAGCCCGATCCGGTGAATTCCCAATCCGCCCGCGTCACCACCACCATCCGCCTCCAATACGCCAAGGCGCAAATCGTGGGGGACGCCGTCAAGGATGTTTACCGTGATTTGCTGAGCTCCAATGACAAGGCCCTCCAAAACGGCGGTGGCCAACAAGAAACCAAACGCCCCCCCGGTGACACCTACATTTTTAACGAGGGGGGAGAAGGGAGTGGCGAGGAAAAGCGGACCCAAGTGAGCTTTAAGGGGAAACTGTCGATCGGCATCGACGAGTATTCCAATACGCTGCTCATTTCGACGGAGGGGGAAAACCTGATGAATGCCGTGCTCAAACTGATCAATTCCCTGGATGAGGCGGCTAAACCGATGCAAACCAGCATGCGCGTCGTCCAGTTAGGCAAGGGAATGGACACCGACGCCGCCCGACTGGCCCTGATGCGGGCGATTCAGGGTAACAATCCCCGTCGCAACTTTGGCGATAATGAGGAAAACGGGTCTAACCCGGGGGATAATCAAAATCGCGGCCGCAATGGCCGACCGGACCAAAACCAAAATCAGCAAAATCAGGGAAATTGGGGTAATGGTGAGGATCGATAA